Below is a window of Trichosurus vulpecula isolate mTriVul1 chromosome 4, mTriVul1.pri, whole genome shotgun sequence DNA.
caaagttttctctATGATGTTATCATTGCATAAAtatttctcctagttttgctcattttgctttgAATCAGTTTATAGTCTTCcttgttttctctgaaactgtccctttaaTAATTTTTATGGCAAAACaatattctatcatattcatataccacaataatattcatATTACAATGTTTATTCTCCAATAAGAGGACATCCCTTTAAGTATCCAATTTTTGGCTATGATGAAAAGAGTGGCTATAGATACTTTTTCTATACACatatcctttttctcttcctttgatttctttagcaGTGTAGGTCTAGTAGTGGTatatctgggtcaaagagtatgcgcAATTTGGTGACCTTCTGGCGtccatagtttcaaattgctttctagaatagctAGACTAAATCACACTTCCACAACAGTGCACTAGCTGAGAAgggaatagacatttattaagcacctattatgtgccaggcactttacaaatattacccaatttgatccttacaaatttttcaaaggttttttttttttttaataatgttgcTTATACTAATTACTCTCCTGGTCTGCTCACTTTGTTCTGCGTTAGTGCATATTAAGTCTtgccaggtttctctaaaattgtccatttcataatttgctctataatattctattacattcatatgcggTATGACtatcacaaccaccctgggagttggtgctgttatcatctccattttacagctaaggatactgaggcagaaaaattgagttctccagggtcacacagccagtgtctgagactggatgtgAATCAGGACTTCCTGATCTCAgctccagtgctttatccattgtgccacctagctgcctagtagTGTATATGTTTTCCCACACTTGGACCAGTATTGggcattttcctcttttcttgactgaggaaaaggaatagaaggcttaagaaagagaaatgagagaagccAATTAGTGAGGCAACTGCATCAAAGGTGATTCAAATTCCAGTTCCTTGAAGGAACTGTTAAGACAGTGGCAAAACTTGAAACTATGCTGGACTGTCACTGATCCTGCACATAGTACTAGGAGGCAGCTGGTGCTATGCATGCTTGGGAAAACTTTATATGATAAATTTggatcttttgcctttctttgtaccctcaatgtttagtacagtgcctggcaagtggtagatacttaataaatacctgctgaCTGAAGAAAAGACCCTAGAGCTAACAAGAAACAAATTTGACTGGTCTAACAATACTGTAGATGTCACTAGGAAATGTGAAATTTGTGCTTGCTGtaggcaaagaaaggcaagattGACTAATGCTGCTTATTTACaaatttttaaatcttatttctcTAAAGTGATAAGTATAACCCTTATATTAATGCAGGATTGtacaaccttaggtttttattgaaacaatagacaatatattttgattgccattttagtgagagctctgttaGCTCAGCTTGGTTTACTAAAGCatctatgtaaatttctgtttgtaggtgggccacataaatccaCATGCAGCCtgcgggccacattttggacactCCTGTATTAATATATAAGATGTGTACCcatttaatatatgtatgtcCATATAAGTTACCTAAATGTGACTTGCCAGAAGGCACTGACAGATACAATCTAGAGGATCCACCTGAGGAGAAAGCCAGCATGAGTTGGGGTGAATAGGTGGGTAGTGGAAGGGCAGGTCCCAGAGCTGCTCTTTCCCTAGTCTCCAAGGGGGAAGACTAGACTGGAACAATAGCTAACTGCCTCACTAAATATTGTTGGTGTGAGATATAATAGACCCCATACAAAAGCCTCTAATTTCCCTGGTCAATAATCCTCAATCTTACACTTGCCAGTTTTACTCCTCATAGTAGAagcatataaattaaattataatttgtaaataaattaaaataaacactAATATTATATTTgctatatattaataaaatacaaacaataaattaaaataaaatcctttataGTTCCTCTAAAAATATCAAGAAACAACATTTTTCTAGGCTATACTTTATCCAGACTTCCCTGTGTGAAGGTGAATTAGTCCAAGGACAAAGTCTTCATTAGAAAATGATTAAGGATGGAAGtcagtcttttaaaaaagagtaacTCTCGCTTACAGAATTGCCTCTCCCACCCAGGAAGTGATTGGGAGATTTTCTATTTTGCCTATCCCCTAAATTGAAAATTAAGATATTAatcaaagggaggaggaggaagaaaaacaaaaaagaaaaaaggaagatagtAAGATAAAGAACAAGCAAAATGATACTTCTCAAGGATATTATGAGGCTGGTATTATGAAATCCAGTACACCCCTTTACCACCCTCAAAGAGACCTATAACCTTAATGTTTCAGCTGCACACTGAAGAAATGTATTAAAGTAGGATTATGAAAAAATTCCCTGCATTTGGGTCCTTCTGTCCCTATTATAGCAGTACCAAGTACATTCTACCAAGACTGATACCACAGACTTCCCACACCACCTGCTAATGTTTGAGTATGACACATCTACTAATTGTACTTGTGTTTGAGTCTTGGAGGATGGAGAGAATGAGGCACTCATGAGTAGCATATTTCTTGGCTGTGAGAGAACTAAAATTTCAGCTTAGAAAACATTGAAAGAAGTATCATATAGTATACTGCCCAGGTTTAAGATTCTGCACAAGGTTTTTCCTTAAGAAATTCCAGTGTTAATGACATGTTAGCAGATTAATGTACAGCTACTGTTACCTCATTGTGGAGATTGGGAAATCGGGGGgccctgcaaaaagaaaaaagcactgCAACCACATATTACTGGTTTAGGTTAGCAAGATTAGCTCTGATAAGGAGTAGTACCAGCCCAAAGAATCAACTAGTCCAGGTATGCGGGCAGATAAATCAGCAGGTTGTGCCTTGCATATAAATGCCCATATTCACtgatatatatgtaaattactaCATGATTGACAATGcaagttttattattttgcttatttgCATATAAAACATAAGCACTTATGCAAGGTGAGAAAGGGAGTGGAGGACACTGAGGGTTACAAACCTGATTGTGAAGGATGATTGTGCCCTTGACAATATCAGGAAATCGGGGAAGGGTTTAGGGTAAAAGATGAGTTTCGTTTTGGACTTGCTGCTGTCAAAGACATCTttgggatatccagttcaagatgttcaACAGGCATTGGTGATTCAAGACTGGAGATCAGTAGAGGTTACAGCTCGGTAAATTAAGAATCAtctctattgaaataatcaaatCTATGACTTGAGATCACCAAACAAAGTAGTATACAAAGAAGATCTGAGCCTTGGAGGACACCTTGGGTTATCTGGCACgacctggatgaagatcaagTAAAGGAGGCCGAGGAGCAGTAAGAAAAGAACCAGGAGGGAGCACTATTAACAGACTAGGTGAGAAGATCCAGGAAGTGGGTGACTAACACAGTCAAACGTTGGAGACGTCAAGGATGAAGACCaggagaacactggatttggcaattaagagatcactggtgactttggagagcgATTAAAGTCAAATGATAAGGCATGAATTATAGCTGGCTTTCTCAAAGAATTTAACCATGAAAGGAAGGAGATACGATATGATAGGTAGTGGGAAAAACATGAGCATTTGCAGGCAGCAGGgtagagagactgaagattagttTGAGTAGTGATGATATAGAGGGCACTCTGATGGAGATGGGGCATAAAGGAATGAAGGTGAAAGGTCATTTCTTCCATGTGAGTCggcagaggaagaaataagattTGAGTAATCTGAGATTAGGAGAGAATAATATTAGCTAacacttacatagtgctttgcTGTGAATACAGAGCCACTTTgtaaatttggaattatgcaaagtgTTTAAAATGGCCATACTCTCTGATCCAGAGATCCTAATAGGAATGACACAAGGAGGTTATTGATAGGTCACTcgacacaccaaaatatttacggTAGCACTTCTTGCAataataaagaattggaaacaaagcaaaTGTCCACCTATTCAGGAACGGTTAAGTGTACATCACTGCAActgaatattactgtgctgtaagaaatgaactGAATACCAACCCCCtatttgtatatttaaatattaaaaaagcgAATAAAAAATGGATCttacgtatgtatacacatacacatacacaaagaatTACCTGTGTGATACGTTTTAAAGTCACAAAACCAGCTCGTCTTCTTTACTTCTTGGTGTTTATTTTCTTGCACATCAGAACCTACCTATGTTCTGCTAGCAAAGCCTAGTTTTCAGGCCCTAATAAAAGGCTCCCAATATGATGAGGTTGTCCAtggaaaatagacaaaaattaTGCTAAGAATTGCTGGAGAGCTTCCatcagtgtttaaaaaaaaaaaaaaaaaaaaaagaggcggCCTGGGACTGAAATCACCAGTGAAGAATAGTGAATAGTGAAGAAATTCCTTAATCAGAAAACTACAGATTTACCCTTATTGGAGTTCAAGGTTTACTGCCTTATGTGTGATTTTATTAAGTATTGTGCCAGTTCTTTATACACAGTAAActgtaacaaaaataatattcaatatatacaaaattaccTCAGAGGTAACTTTTTAAGGAACAGATCAATTCTATAAAATTAGCACACAGGTACCCATTCTAATAAGATCAACAGTAGAACTATTCCATTTCAACTTGCTTTTGATCTTTATAGTTCTTTATACTTGCTTCAAATTTGTTAAGCACATGTTGACAGACATCCATGAGCTCATTAAGGCCTTGCCGAAATGGTTCAACCGCTGGAAGACCCCCTTTAGTCTGGATGCGAAAATTAATTTTGCTTTCTGAAGGATGGGTAATACTGTACCCACAGAACTCCACTTCTGGGTTCTTCATGATCATGTAACGTAGAGAGTTTCCTAACGTATGGTCCTCATCATACAACACAAATGTGACACAGTTTCCATCTGTTCCAGCTGCCTGGACCATTTCCAACACAggtttcctctccccttcttccaccATACTGATCTTCTTTAATGAACACttccctttatttttcagttcatttcaaaggtaatgattTGGCACACTGGTCTCTCTCCAACTGCACATACAATTGAAAtacaaaatgttaaaataaaaaactgcTCCTGAACTAAAATATACCCCCAATTCATACCCCAAATAGGATAGatttatttatatagagcttttaattttgcaaagtacttttacaaatattatttacttTTGCTCCTAAGAAAACtgcttattatccccattttaaatgaaaggaaaccaggctgagaggttaagtgacttgcttggggtcatacaactaataaaccCTGtgagatgtgaactcagatcttcttgactcaaagtccaTCAAGCTACACTAGCACCAACTAGTGGACCTCCAAACTTCATCTTACTACTGATCTGCTAGCAaatgcttttctcattttctgaattagggaagcagaaaagtgtAATGTAATAAATAATGGTTTTAGTGACAGAAGCCCTGAATTCATGCACTGGTTTaatcactagctatgtgaccttggagaggTTGTTTATTTAAACCCAGTGAAAGcttagttccttcatctgcaaaatgggggtgtcTTGGAACCAAGATCCCTCTTAATTACTGCCTGATATAAATGCTGGTTCAAATAAGGCCTGAGTTGGAAAGACTTTCTAGAACAATCTTGGCTCCAGAGCTAAGTTTAGGTAGTACAGAGACAAGATAAAGCAATATAAATTAGTATGGCATTGTGTAAGTGGTGATCTTTATGCGAACTAAAAACTTTCTATCAACCTTATTTGGCCCTTGAGGACTGTGCCACATTATGACATAAGCAAGAGGTAGGCCTACCCAGCTTCCTTCAGAAATCTTATATTTATGGAAACTTTTGCCTTTTGGCAGAAATTATAATCTTTCTGCAAATGGCATTAAAGGGAGAACTACATATTTCAGAGAACCAAGATTGTCCCAATAATCCTAGGCTTATAGCcacagaactggaaaaaaaaatctaagtctaattcctcattttactgatgaggaaactgaggcccaaagacttTACATTAAGAGCATTTCTCACTTTACATAAATGGACCATTCTGCAGACCTctatgtaaagtgatttttacATAATGGGAATTTGCCCACAgatgtggggaagggagggaagcaggaatgGGGTCCTGCACCCATGGTAGGTGTGAGGGGGCTGGCACATGGCTCAAGGACACCATGGGGACCAGTGACAGATAagcaaggaaaggaagaggagcacATGGGGGCTAAGTTTAGTCAAGAGGAGGGGAACCAAGAGGAAGAACTTGAAGCAGggcagacatagacacagacatgcAGCAGGGTGGATATGCAGTCTAAGCAAGCTCCCCTCTTGGGACAAGTCAAGTCCTGCATCCAGCAGCAGTGGCCTCTTTGCGTTTCcattctgctttcacttggaagggttttttttttttctggtggtggTAGTTGGGTAGATGGGAAGCTGCTGAACAGAGGGGCAAGTGTGAAGAGAACACAGTACTGTATAGTAAACAGATTGTtttggaatgtggatttctttcagaatccTTCACATAAACAAATTCGTGTAATGTGAAATGTAAGTGAAAACTCTCTGTACTTGTCCAAGAGCACATAGATATtaaacatctgaggcagaatttaaactcagatcctcttgactcggGGTCCAAAATCTATCTATTGTGTCACAAAGCTGCTTGGCCTTCTTCTACAATGTCACACcccacagaattttaaaaagcttcCAAAACAATGGATGGTTCCTTTATGAAAGGATTTATGAAGAGAGATAGATAAGAAATGCACAGAATGAGGCTTTACTGAAAATCTTCAAGGAAAAGTAAATGATCACTTGGTAAATATGTGGTGGATGGGATTCTTGTTTAAGTAAGGGTTAGACTAAACACTATGGTAGTTCAGTAACCACTCACCAGCATGCATATACTGATTCTTCCCGTTGATCAGGTTTTTGGTACCCACCTCACCTTGCAGCACAATATTATCACACCAGGAGATTCTTCTATGGGTAAGAGAAAAAACCATCATTTACTTCATCACTTGTCTCACACATTAGAATCTGTGTATATACGAATACATCTGACACAATTTGGTTAGATCAGCTCTTTTACCCAAAGGGAGCAAGGTGAGACAGATATTGTGCAAGTTTGGGCAGCTAATGGCTATCCATGAACAGTCCTTGACTCCAAACCTTTATTTTACTTAAGCTTAAGGTGGGTGTGGCAACCCCTCTATTTCTTGAAATCCAGATCTAGATTACTTTAgactaaaaactttttttgattaGATGAGTTGTAAGAATAACATACTTTCTagtgtaaaatctttttttcatagTTGTCTGTGCTGattctgaatgtaatggaatattactgcatcaTCATAAGACCTTTTCCAGAGCTTTGAAGAATCCTCAAATAAAGTGTCtctaatgaataaattaaaattatccaaGATTCTATGACACATATGTGCCAATGGAGATAGCGTTGTTCCACCACTGGGCTGTAAAATATAGTTTGCCCAAGATTTTCATCAGTATCTTGGAAATCTTTGCAGTATTCAAACAAAAGGATTAATGTGCTAAGAGCACGTCTCATCCATAGATAAAATTGTATACCAAGTGTGCGAGTACCAGCAAGTCTCAGTAGAACCCATAAAAATGGAAGAACTATCACACTAGAAAAACAAATTTGATGCAAAATATAATCCACTGAGTCAGTCCATCAGTAGCTGGGCCTAGATTTGAATAGTAAATTTAGATAGATATTTGGGAAGTTGTATAGTGCTTTCAGTGATCTCAAATTATTGTCTGCTTCATAAGCTCATCTCTTTTAACAGTGAAATTGTCCTAGCAATGCTACATTATGATTCTGGAAGAATGAAAATTACaagtaacccaaatggcaaagaaAAAATGAGGTTGAAGAAAGTAAATTGCAGTATATTACCAAAGATGAGTTGAAAATGTAGAAAGGAAGTACCACCTAAAGATCTAAAACTACAATACTGCTTTATGGTGAATATGCAATTATTACAAGGCAGTGAAGCCtgtagtggataaagcattggtcTTAATtgtcagaaagacccaggtctaagtttatgcctttgatatcagctatgtgaccacgggcaagtcacatgaactctcagtgccccaagtgAATTACAGGTAAGTTGCAGATCTGAAACAACAGAGGTATATATGGAGAAGAGCCAACACAAATGAAATCAGTTCCATGTTCCCTCCTTGAAATTCAATTACTTCCTTGCAATAGGCTCCATTTTAAACAGAATTTCTTCACTGAAACAATGAAAGCTAATGGTTCCTTGACTGTATTAAATGAtgtcagatcttttttttttcattaagttgAACTGGAAGCATTATATGCAAGTTGCAAAATTCCTTTAAGTATATTCCTATTGCAAAGCTTTCTTAAATATTCCTGTTTCcttaaataaaggaaataaaaattcccTTAAATACTCCTATTGCAAAACTTTCTAATATTATACTTATCTTGTGTGAagttaaaatttaacaattacaAACAAATACAAACTACAATCAAGGTAATTAAGTTCACTGGGGCctagaaatactttttttttttaatcaatgtatAAAGTACAGTGTGGGCTGTCATACACAAATACTGCCACAGATAAACACCTTATGTGATAGTATTTCTATTTCTTATGAGTAATTATATTTCTCCAGTCTTGAATTCTCTGTATTTTGTAGTGCTCAATCTTTCaaaatttttgtatgtttttattaTAATGATGACTGGCTTGATCAGACCAGCAGCTATTTGCCAAATTTTATAA
It encodes the following:
- the LOC118849234 gene encoding DNA-directed RNA polymerases I and III subunit RPAC2-like, coding for MVEEGERKPVLEMVQAAGTDGNCVTFVLYDEDHTLGNSLRYMIMKNPEVEFCGYSITHPSESKINFRIQTKGGLPAVEPFRQGLNELMDVCQHVLNKFEASIKNYKDQKQVEME